The proteins below come from a single Mya arenaria isolate MELC-2E11 chromosome 8, ASM2691426v1 genomic window:
- the LOC128242591 gene encoding uncharacterized protein LOC128242591 has translation MSSEDADDECESPAPPVPEWVDPRTLQFTVFIVLPSEEVCTLRDLPSGISVLDIKARLEVSAGLPSQMYGLVYPDGEELPPTQRLVVRENIIHGYILKVKPIDSWESLYLAVSRNNIEQVYHSGGVHLRGNIQIAPEEAGRYESVVRERGTAALYMAAYLGRNRMANMLVSVGVNPNGATMFGRTSLHAAVARDQVGVMDYLVTHGASLDRRDSFGHTPMDIALQFNSVLCYRKIRLMLLNLRGHSSGGVKKTITSSSKSKEGISDKERAKTAMSQYSDVSSISKPTCPVHVSRKQLSSSAPAVDMRHKLNDTERTHSSLSLATTGKVRQKYNVKWKETSTEYTFWNLGDMSKIEDSVKVKQVSYSLPKTILKFSSVNAAKSGQDPKREKENKLKEEVADKKPESPEIVQAMKYSKEKLKHFKKMTKTHTEYVPMADRKKKKYSATNHASNKEASEAFKRWLEKKEEEEEYEKDDSDEQQRENGNISDSDEEKMFEFNKRVRKMNKSSTRSLTPGNRPVMNIIEFGSTKQGDGRNPPAEQNITAYNEWKRKKRVFTIDVPRVKSTKDFEAEKRRLEERRQKLLMNAISYEEWMDHTEERKTLIKQILKADMEDMRKMEDDKVKDRHRLYSYDLWRDRLRKRETEDRKRKEVQKLYDQERHREKEESRSSYAVPFDDWLKRKRSAMTKERESEQRLSTNGKRDVNDKKVLDAIYRQNGAKGQVTMRDEILRNSAPVFRQPTVYS, from the exons ATGTCATCCGAGGATGCCGACGACGAGTGTGAGAGCCCCGCCCCGCCGGTTCCGGAGTGGGTCGACCCCCGAACCCTCCAGTTTACGGTGTTCATCGTTCTCCCGAGTGAGGAAGTGTGTACGCTGCGGGATCTGCCCTCCGGAATCTCGGTTCTTGACATAAAG GCGCGGCTTGAGGTATCGGCGGGTTTGCCCAGCCAGATGTACGGGCTCGTGTACCCGGATGGAGAGGAGCTGCCACCGACACAGAGGCTCGTCGTCCGCGAAAATATTATACATGGATACATACTAAA GGTGAAGCCAATAGACAGTTGGGAGTCGCTGTACCTGGCGGTCAGCCGGAACAACATCGAACAGGTTTATCACAGCGGTGGCGTCCATCTGCGTGGCAACATCCAGATTGCTCCCGAGGAGGCTGGTCGCTACGAGAGCGTGGTTCGCGAGAGGGGCACCGCTGCCCTCTATATGGCAGCCTACTTAGGAAGGAACCGAATGGCTAATATGCTCGTGTCTGTGG GTGTCAACCCTAATGGAGCCACTATGTTTGGGCGGACAAGCCTACACGCAGCCGTGGCCCGGGACCAGGTGGGCGTCATGGACTACCTCGTCACCCACGGCGCAAGTCTAGACAGACGAGACAGTTTCGGACATACGCCCATGGATATCGCTCTGCAATTTAACTCTGTGCTGTGTTATAGAAAGATACGTCTGATGCTTTTGAATCTTCGTGGGCACTCTTCTGGCGGCGTGAAGAAAACTATTACGTCGAGTTCTAAGAGTAAAGAAGGGATTTCAGATAAGGAGAGAGCTAAGACAGCGATGTCTCAATACTCAGATGTTAGCTCAATTTCAAAACCAACATGCCCCGTCCATGTATCTCGTAAACAGCTTTCGTCAAGCGCACCGGCGGTAGATATGCGACACAAACTAAATGACACTGAAAGAACACACTCGTCACTGAGTTTAGCAACTACCGGTAAAGTTAGACAAAAGTATAACGTGAAATGGAAGGAGACGTCGACAGAATACACCTTCTGGAATCTGGGGGACATGTCCAAAATTGAGGACAGTGTGAAGGTGAAACAAGTGTCATATTCGTTACCAAAGACTATCCTCAAGTTTTCCAGTGTAAATGCGGCGAAATCAGGACAGGATCCAAAAAGAGAAAAAGAGAACAAATTGAAGGAAGAAGTCGCTGATAAGAAACCTGAGTCACCGGAGATTGTTCAAGCCATGAAGTATTCCAAGGAAAA gTTAAAGCACTTCAAGAAGATGACGAAAACGCACACAGAATACGTACCAATGGCTGATCGAAAGAAAAAGAAGTATAGTGCTACAAATCATGCGTCGAATAAAGAGGCTAGTGAAGCATTTAAACGCTGGCTtgaaaagaaagaagaagaagaggaatATGAAAAAGATGATAGCGATGAACAGCAACGTGAAAATGGGAATATTAGTGATTCGGAcgaagaaaaaatgtttgagtttaaCAAACGAGTTCGAAAGATGAATAAGAGTAGCACTAGAAGTTTAACACCGGGAAATAGACCAGTTATGAACATAATAGAGTTTGGAAGCACCAAGCAAGGTGATGGCAGGAATCCACCGGCGGAGCAGAATATAACAGCCTACAATGAGtggaaaagaaagaaaagagtGTTTACTATTGATGTACCAAGAGTGAAGAGCACTAAAGACTTTGAGGCTGAGAAGAGACGGCTGGAGGAAAGGAGGCAGAAGTTGCTGATGAATGCGATATCGTATGAGGAGTGGATGGACCATACAGAGGAACGGAAAACATTGATAAAGCAGATTCTGAAGGCAGACATGGAGGATATGAGGAAAATGGAGGACGACAAGGTGAAAGATAGGCATCGGTTGTATTCATATGACTTATGGAGAGACAGGCTTCGAAAGAGAGAAACGGAGGACAGGAAGAGAAAGGAGGTTCAGAAACTTTATGACCAGGAAAGGCATCGAGAGAAAGAAGAGAGCAGAAGTAGTTACGCTGTGCCTTTTGATGATTGGTTGAAGAGGAAGAGATCAGCCATGACGAAAGAACGCGAGAGCGAGCAGAGGTTGTCGACCAATGGTAAACGTGACGTCAATGATAAGAAAGTTTTAGATGCCATTTATAGGCAGAATGGGGCTAAGGGGCAAGTGACAATGAGGGACGAAATATTGAGAAATTCAGCCCCGGTGTTCAGACAACCGACGGTGTATAGTTAA